The Natrinema sp. DC36 genome includes the window ACGCGGCCGATCTCGAAGCGGGAAATGACGTTAGATAAAATGGGAAAACAGCTGTCACGCTCGCGAGACCAACGACTGGGATCAGTATCGTTGTGGACGGAACGACCGGTTTGTGGGGGTGTTAATTGCAGAGTAGAGTGTCCTGCTACCGTGGCAGCAGGGAATCGCCACGCCCTCCCCAGCCGATTTCTGCTCACGGGCGCGAAGCGCCCGTTCGCATGGTTCGCGGAACCTCCGGTTCCGCGCTAACGCTCGCTCCCTTCGGTCGCTCACTCATCCCTCGCGCAGCGTCGTGCCGCGGTTTACGGTGGTTCGCGGCTCCCTCCGGACACCGCTCACACCATCGAGGCCGTCACTTCGTTCAGGCCTCGCAGTTCACCGCGGCACAGCGCGCGCCACCGCATGCCGGTTGATCGGGTCCGGAGTGAGGCAGCGGTCTCCTCGAGAGAGCGAGAAGACGATAGATGCGGCGGCTACCGACCCGACTCGTCTTCGGGCAGCGCAAGCACGTTCTCCCGGCCGATCCGGAACACGTCGATCTCGTCGTCCTCGCGCAGGTCGCCGACGACCTGGCTCGTCTTGGCCTCGGTCCACTCCAGTTCCGAGACGACCTCCTGTTGTTTCACCCGGCCGCCGCGTCGCTCGAGCAGGAGCAGGACCCGCTCCTCGTTACTCAGTAGTTCCGGCGGGGGCCCGTCCGGCGAGCCATCGTCGGACGGACTCGAGTCGACATCGGTCGAGCCGTCGGTTCGCCACGCCTTGTCGGAGCCGGCGTCGGTCCCTTCACCGCCGGGGCTGTTTCGCCCGACCAGCCAGCCAACGACGCCGACGGTCGCCAGCAGCGCCAGCGCGAGGAGGACGATCACCCACGGCATCGCCGGTCCCTCGTCGGACGGGGGCTGCTCCGCGCTCGAGTTCGAGTCGCTGTTCTTGGCGAGTACGACCCGGGGTTGGTCGTCGGTGAACGAGTCACCCTGCCACGAGACGGATCCCTCCGCCGGCTCGCTCGGTGACGGGTCGATCTGGGGTTCGCCCTCGCTCTCGTAGACGGTGTACTCGTCCGGCCAGTGGAACTGCAACGTCGTTCCGTCATCCAGCGTGAATCCGGACAGTGCGGTACCCGCCTTGATCCGGTTAATCTCGACGAGCGCGAAGTCCGACCACTCGAAGGAGACTTTCACGTGGCCGATCTCCCGCGGTTGAGCGTCCTCCTCAGTGGTAACGGACAGGCCCGAAATGTTCATCTCCCGGTTCGTCCGGTTCTGTCCCTTCTCGAGGGTGTCGTTCCAACTGTCTCGCTCCTCCTCGACGTACCGCTCCGTGTCGTTCGAGACACTCTCGTTCAGCGTCTCCCAATCCGCCGTCGAATTGTTCTCGCCGTAGAGATCGAACTGGTAGTCGGCGATCACCCGCGCGGAGCCGTTTTCGGCGATGAAAACGTCGATATGGATCCGATCGGCGTCCTCGAGTTGCACGCTCTCGTTCGAGTCCGTCTCGGTGCCGTCCGGTCCGTCCTGTAGCGCCGCTCGTTGTGCCCCGGTGTCAGCCGCCACAGCGAACGGCACCGAGACGAGCGCGAGCGAACACGCGACCACCACGAGCACGCAAATCAGGGCTCGTAGCCCCCTCACGTCCATTATGGGAACATGCCGTGGCCGTCTAAATAGGTCTTTCCGACCGCGGGAGCGATGGTTTTTCACACAGTCAGCCGAACGTGAGTGTATGATCGACTCACGCGGTGAACTCGAGGTCGAAACGCTCCTGAAGATCGTCCTCGGACTGATCGCCGTTTTGCTCGTCCTCGAGATTCTCGGGGCGGTGATCGGTAGTATCGCAGGGCTGCTCGGTCCGTTCTTTATACTCGTTCAGCTCGGGATCGCGGTCCTGATCGTCCTCTGGTTGCTCGATCGAATCTAAACCGGCGACGCGACGGTCGCTTGCGAGACCATCAGACTGATAGCCACACCGGCCTACTATCCACCGAAGTGTACAGCGTCAACGTTCCGGTTCCCGGTCGCGTCCGCCAGCTCGCGAACCGGCTCCACCCGGACCTCGTCGGATTCGAGACCATCCGCGAGGACCACTCGTGTCTCCTCAAGCGCCTCGGCGAGGCCGACCACGTCGCCCAGCTCCAGCACCGCGCCCACCGCACGCTCGAGGGTGCCCCCGCAGTCGAAGCCGAAATCACGGCCATCGACTACTTCGCGGACCCGCCGCTGGGGTCGGCACCGGTCGTCTATCTGGCCGTCGAGAGTCCCGGCCTCGAGACCATTCACGCCGACCTCACCGAGGCTTTCGAGACGGTCGACGGACTCGAAGGGAGGGATTACGTCCCGCACGTGACGCTCGCCCGCGGCGGCGACCTCGAGACCGCACAGCGGTTGGCCGACCGCGAGATCGACCCGATCCGGTGGACAGTCAGCGGACTCGAGTTCTGGGACGGAACCTACAAGCTGCCGGTGAGTCGGATCTCGCTTCCCGCCTGACTCGAGTCGGTCAGGGTGCCGGCGGCTCGCCGTCGTACGCCTCGTGGTCGCCGTAGAAGTTTCGCATCGCGAACTTGAGCTTGTCCGGGCCGATGTCGATCAGTTCCTCGCGTTCCTCGTGCGGGAAGGTTCCGTTGACGCTGTACTTGCCAAGATCCGACTTCGCCGAGCGCGAGTAGCGCCGATCGAGCAGCGCGCGGACGCCGACCTCCTCGGGCGATCGAATGACCCGGCCGAGCGCCTGTCTGGTCTTGCGGACCGTCGGAATCTCGACGGCGTAGCGCCAGCCCGTATCGGTGCCGTCGAAGGCCACGTCGTAGGCCTCCTGAACCGCCTCGGCGCGATCGTCCAGATGCGGGTAGGGAACGCCGACGACCAGCACCGTGTTGGCGTCGTCGCCGTCGAAGCTCACCCCCTCCGCGAGGGTGCCCCACAGCGAGGTACAGAGCACCCCGTCGTCGTTCGCGACGAACTGCGTGCGGAGCGCCTCGACGGACTCGCCGGGCTCGTCCAGGTAGACCGTCCGATCGCTGCGGCGCTCGAGCCGGTCGGCGTATCGCCCTGCCTCGCCGTAGTTGGGGAAGAAGGCGAGCGTGTTGCCGGGCGTCATCCGGATGGCGTCGTGGATCGTCTCCGTCACCGTCTCCTGAACCGCGGGGTCGTCGCGATCCGAGGAGAACAGCGGCGGCGTCTCGACGGCGTACGTTCGACGGTTCTTCTCGGGGAACTGCAGCCCGTAGGCCATCGTCACCGCGTCCTCGAGGCCCAGCACGTTCTCGGTGACGTCGAACGGCTGGAGGGTCGCGCTCATCAGGACGGTCGCGTGGATCTCGTCGAACAGTTGGCCGGTCACCTGCCGCGGGAGACAGGAGTACAGTTCCGCCCGGCCGTAGACCTCGTCCGTGCCGGCGTCGCGGGTGACGGAAACGACCGGGTAGAGCCCCTGCGTCGAACTCTCCGACATCCACGCGCTGACGAAGGCCGCGGCCCCCAGCGTCTGACACTCCGTCCGCGTGGCCGTCTCGCC containing:
- a CDS encoding 2'-5' RNA ligase family protein, which gives rise to MYSVNVPVPGRVRQLANRLHPDLVGFETIREDHSCLLKRLGEADHVAQLQHRAHRTLEGAPAVEAEITAIDYFADPPLGSAPVVYLAVESPGLETIHADLTEAFETVDGLEGRDYVPHVTLARGGDLETAQRLADREIDPIRWTVSGLEFWDGTYKLPVSRISLPA